The window AGTAATACACTCCAAAGAGCAAAGAGATGACAGGAAATATGTATGATTTATAGCAAGCATTTACGGGAAAGATCACTTCAacataaagaacaaaaatctCACCATGGTCCAACGCTTAAATGTATCATAGGTGCCAAATTGCAAGCCAGCATAAGGAATGATCTCAACCAGTGTTGGTGACAAGCCAGCATACAATCCTTTGAAGCCACGAGTCCTAATTATATCAAAGAATGCTGACCTCATGTTGGGATATACCTACATGTAATCAGGAGgtgcaaaataaataaactacCTTGAAGAAATCAAAGCTTTCACTGGTAACAAGCATGAGGATGCATTGGATATTTCAGTGCCAGAGATTTTTACAGATCATTTTTTGAGTTCAGcgatacaattaaaaatttgtaaagaagtTATGAACTTGTAAATTTTATAGGgattcaaatatatatgtcCTTCACACTATTGGAAGAATTGTTGTCAGGACAGAAAATGAGGTCACAGCATTAGTCAAATTTGATACCTTAGGTTCACCTTGAGAAGCTAATATAGTCCGTAGAAGATCAAAAGGATAAGACCCAACAGTAGCTGCACAACCTGCTAATGCCCCACTGATGTAAGACAGGTAGGGGCTTATATTAATGTGATCCGCTGCACCATCATAAAACAAGGCCACCACAAATCAAAATGTAAGAAACAACATAAGGCTACCATTTGATACTATAAAGCCAAGTCATCCAGTCTACCATATATACTGGAGGACAACAAGCCATAAGTAATTTGTATGCTTCCGTGATAACTAGCTGATGTCACAATTTACTATCAAGATAGCATTACTGATAACTTGTCACTTTTCACCATGCATAGAAAAAGGCACTGTCCACTGTAAAGTACCTGACTTTGAAGAACCAGAAgcaaatgttttcaatttgtGTAACACCACAAATTGTATGGCAGTATATGGCATCACCATAAGTAAAGCTGGGACATTACCACGCCAAAAGCCCTGTCATAAGCAAGCATACTGAATAAAGAAAACCGCAAATCTACAGAATTTCAGGCAAACTAGCatacagaaaagaaaaggttaaCTAACAATGCAACTAACTGCACAAACTAATAAGCTCTTTATATAAATCAATCACCAGTCAAAACCAGTAaagtaaaagagaaaacaaacaTATGAATCTATCTTCGTACCGGTAAACCTTCTTCCCTAAATATATCCTTTGTTGCTTGGAACATTCCAGTGTATTTTGATGATCCTGGAAGATCTCTACGAAGCAAAGCCCATGAAGATGTGGGCTCCAATTGAACCTATCCGCATacaaaaataacaattttCTTAATGTTCGGCAACGAAGCATTAACATGACGAAACAAATGAGGGTAGCTGAGATGAAAATTCTTCAATTGATGTGTGAACATACAAAGATAAATGAGTGCGGTTGGGACAAGATGGAGGTTGCACGCATTGAGGATAAAAAGATGAAAACACATTAAAGATGgtttaaacataaataaagGAGACATCAAATTCCTCTGGTGAGAAAACGTGAGTGAATGGAGGATTACGAAGAGGATGACCAAATAGGACACGGTTGGAAattataaaggaaaaatgtgACTTTTAACAAGGATATGCTCCTAAGTAGTACATAATTATGCAATATGATTCATATAGCCCAGCATCACGCGGTGGGAAAAGGTTTAgttttgttcttgttgtttGACACCCAATGGCATGAACTTGTATGCCaaataagctaatatcaaaGTCAAAATTTCACTAAATATTACGATTACATTCCACCACTACCAGTTAATACTTTTCAAGTCAAGCTATACTTTATAATGCAACATCACAAAAAAAACTCAATTGGATTCACCTAACACTCTACTAGGCCTAACAAGTTAGGTAGCGGTTTTATACATAGAAcattaaaaacccaaaaagaatTTCATAAATACAACAATAAATTACAGTAATTCTAGAATGCTCCTCATATTAAAACAAActcagaaagaaaaaaaaaacaaaaacttaaacTTTTTTACCTGGAATCTGATCTTAATAACATCAAGAGGAGAAGTAACTGTCCGGGAAATGCCACCGGAAATGGCACCGGCGGTTGCGTCAATTAACGCCCTTTTTAACTGCCCTGGCTCTTCCATTGCCAGAGCCTTGctttacaaaaaaagaaaaaaaaaccccttTTTTCTCTTGCTCTCTGGGTTCAGGCTACCAAGCTGGAAAACCCAGTTTCCAAAAGGGAGAAAGAATTCAGAAAGTTAGGGTTAATGAGAGAATGCCGGTGACAAAAAGAGGGATCAGGGTAGAACAAAGAATAGAGAAAGATAACGGGAGCTGGGAACAAGGAAGGGGCAGATAAAGCGAAAGGCCGCCATAACCattgaatatatttttgaagagagagagagggagagagaaaggaTGGGCTTTTCCCCTTTTTCGCCGCCTTATTGGATAGAGAGTACGGCGACCTGGAGAAAAATCGTAGAAACTGATAGAGATGGAAAATAGAAAGATATTCAAGGTTGAGAGCATAAGAGAGATTTTCTTTCTATATTTGGGTCCTAATGAGTTTTTTGTTGTCATAATAATAGAAATACTAATTAATATGTTTTAATGCTTAATTACTCACTTAGTActataaatcattataaattctaaaatataaaaaataatatcataatATTCTTGAtcgtttattttattttattttaaaatcacatgcatatttgaaaaatgattttttttaattataccTTAGAAATATCCAATACAACGCTTCAAAATAATCATTGGTCCAAAATATTTTGTGTATTCTTTTTTTGCAGAAATggctttatttatttcaaaacaatgttCTTGGTTGAGAATCTTACAAATAGACCTAGTCCAACCATAGTTGTcaactttttcaaatttttagtgatttaCAAAGTCCTTTAATCCTGTGATGGTCACATCGTGCACTTTCtgcttttgattattttaatgTTACTTGTTAATAATACAAGGTTTAGATTAGATTAAGCATAGAAATAGTacattaccttttttttttctcatatattttttaatttagtattTGCAATTGAGGGTTTGGTTTGATTTGACCTCACTTTGGTTTTTGGCTTTTGATTCTGTCTTGGGGTCAATGCTCCATCCATGTTGCATTTAAGTTATGAGATGTGCTTTTGGCAGTGTGAAATATTCAAGATTGGGATGTTAAAAATACTCCACAATTTGCACATGAATGGGTAGTAGGAGTCCCAATGCTTTGCTTTGTCACGCTCATGTTGATTTGCTTTATCTAAAGAATCAAGTGGGATGCCACGAAAAAGGAATGATATGATGTTTCATCCTCATTTGTAAACATTGCTATTAGCATGATTTGATTATGATGGTGATGGAAACATAATGATCAAGGTTTAGGTTAACATCAACCTAATCATCCTGTTATAAAGAAACACTTCATCACTGGCTCTGTTCTTATCCTCGAGGGTTGATTGGATGCTTGACATTCACTTTGAATGGCagggaaggaaaggaaagccaaaaaacaaaaacagttCTTCATCAATGGACCAATGACAACTCCCCTGTTTCATTCCATTTAGCTAAATTCAGCATTTGTTTTTTCGAAGAGCAAAATTCAGCATCTTTGATTGATTTATATTCCCTTTAAAAGCTTTAAAACCAAGACAGGTTCCTTTTCATGGTAGTTCTCCTGTCAAGGGTCATATTCTGCATAATTTGATCCCTTGAATTCCAATTCAACACAACACATTGCCTTTCAATGAATGAAACCGACTTTCTCACCGTAGCAAAGTTGTTTGCAAGAGTATCATGCTACCTTGTGAAAGTAACCTTTTGCCTTAAAGACTAGAGGATGCTGGTGAGCCTTGATATTGTACAACTATtctatgaaaattaaaacttgttTGACATTAGGTTTTGAAGGCATAATCCTAAGCAGGCTTgcaaatgataataaaacctCAACTTGGGATAAAATCAGTTTAAACTTGTAGACCTTATGCTCAAGCTTTCTATCTTGAACTTCACCAGATGACAAATATGTAACCCATATCCACTTTAATGGTTCCTTTTTTCCAAAGTGTTAGTTGTGCATGTAACAAATAGCATTATAGCACAGTGCATTTAAGCTTGAATTGGGTTTTTAAAGTTGAATATCATGGTTATGCTTTACTGTGTAAGAAAACGGGGTCTGAGGAAAGTGTGTTTTTTCATGGTATCGTTTACAGTATGGATTCTATGGATCACAGTGGTTGAAAATGGTATTTTTGTTGTGAGATCCATTCATGGAAATTTGTTCTACAGTTAAGGCTCCTGGTTCAATGTGTAACATGAGGAATGATGGATTGACAATGAGAGACTTACAGATGGTTCATGCCATTGGAAGCACTGCAATAGATAGCCAATCGGGAGTGAAATATGAAATAGGAGAGATATAGTGTGGGGAAAGGTAAAATCACATCCATGGTGGCCGGGACAGATATTTGATGAAGCACTTGCATTGCCAACTGTGAGTGAAACTAAGAGAAAAGGTCATTTTGGGGATAATACTTTTGGGTGGTTTAGCCCCATTTGATCCCAATGACGTGGAGAAATAGAAGCAAACAATCCCAGGGCCTTTGTGGATGCTGTTCAAGATGCAGAAAAGGAGACGTGTAGAAGGGGCTGCACATAAATTGTCATGTTGTTGCCAGAATCCTTCGAAATTTTGAAGCAATTGGTGTTAAAGAATTCCTTCTGCTTGATGTGGGCGGACATGGGACTGGTGTTCATACAGGAAAGCAAATCGAAAGTGCTAGAGATGTGTTTCCAGCCTACTAAGATGCTCTGTTTTTTCAAAAGGGCTGGCATTGATGCCAtgttataatttgaaaaaaggtGTTGGTTGCTTAAGACCGAGGCTACAATTCTTGCATATCGGAAGGCAGTGTTTGAGGAGTTTAACGAGACATATGTCAATGCCTTTGGAGTAGATCTACAagaaaaatttccttttgaagGCATTGAATTCTTGTGCTTTCCTGATATTTTTTGCCAATTCATTTGGCCTTTTCAGTATATTAACAGTCTTCAGTCATGTTatgtttttatactttagtatGCACTCTTTGTGGCTTTGATCGTTCTATCTTTAACAGTGTAATTGAGCTACAAGTGCCATACTTGTTTATCAAGGTTCTTCTATATTGACTAAATGCATGCTCTAGCTCCTCTTGCATCTCTTTGCTCTTTGCAAGCCTCTGTGAGCTGCCCTCCTAGAGTCCTGAAGCTCCCGCAAGAAGCAAATGCTCATCAAGGCCTGGAGAAGCTAGGAGAAAAATATCTTATCGAGTGGGATATATCAAGCGTCCATTCTGATCAAGGGCTGCTGCAAAAATTCTCAATCCTGTCAGTatatgaaaaggaaaatgctGTTGTAATAGGAGATGATATCATGCAAACAAAAGCTCCATCGGCTGCTATGGTTTCTGAGTCCCAAGCCAGCAAAAATTTAGTCGCCTGCTGGTAATGCAATTTCCTTTTCAATCAGCATTGCCATTTTAGAGCTGAAAGCCAGATTTACACAATTTGGACCCTTTGATTCTGTTCCTCGGTTGTTTTGGAAATCATCAACATGTCGAATTGTATTCAGATATAAATCTGATGCTCACATTGCATATAGATATGCGGCTGGAAACAAATCCCTGTTCGGCAATGCAAAGGTAGATTGCTACCTTCAACCCTTGGACATGCCAGCCTCGGAATTACCTTAACCATGTAAGCGTCATGTTCCTGAGGATCTAGATAAGTTTCCACGGTCGGCACCTATTGAAACTGGTGATTATACTGGAAACCTGAAAGCAATAGCCCATCAGGAACAGCAGCTTTTGCACTCAATGCTTCGACTTAAATCATGCCTGAAGCAGTCAGAGGATGATGAGTTTGGTGCAGGTGCCTTCCATATGAAACCACGTGTAAAATTCAGGTCTAATGGGGATCAAAGCAGTAGCGGAGAGCAATTGATTGTCAATAGCAGTGTCAAAAACTCGAATGTGAATCAACTAAGTGGTTCTGCATTGTCTTGTTATGCGACTGCTGAAATTCCTGGGAACTGGTAGGTGTTCATTGCTCAATCTACACTTGCTCTCCATCCTCCTAAACCTCCTAAACCTGATTAGGAATGCAATTAAGAGCTATGGACTTGACCATTTTGTTGCAGCCTGTAATGCACGATATGAAGCTGAGGCCAGGAACAACAGCATCGACAGTACACCCGCTTCCTTCAATGTTGACATATCCGGTCCGATGCTACACGTTATGACTAGATGAAGTAAAATTGTATCTGACTTGAAGTGCTGGTTGGGTTATGTGCCTATCCATCTCTGATGCCTTAGGACCAGATAGTGAAATTGTATTGACTTGAAGTGCTGGTTGGGTTATGTGCCTATCCATCTCTGATGCCTTAGGACCAGATAGTGAAATTGTATATGACTTGAAGTGCTGGTTGGGTTATGTGCCTATCCATCTCTGAAGGAAGCCATCAGCATGTGATAAAAGTAAATACTAGTTGAGACGTGAGAAGTGAAAAGGGCACATACAGGAAAAAGTATAGGGAGTAACGAGACTCTATCCTATTTCATGAGTAGTTCTTAACATTCTTGCTGTCATATGACAATGTTATTATTCCAGCTTGTATACCTAGGAAAGATCAATGAAAGGGTTGACTTCATGTTTTCTACTATCTGTTTTAAATGCTATGCTCCACATTTCTAATTGGTTTCTTATTCTGATAGTTTTGGAGCTTGCTTTTGTGTATGTATTCATAATCTGCATTTTTAGGTTGATAATCCAGAATAAGGTGTTGCATCCACTCATTTGGCAAGAGTGTATCAGAACTTGACAAGATACCTCTAAGCTCTAGTCAAACATCCTGGATCCAGCCAAGGAACTAGGGGAAATtcttaatatttgaaaattaagggaaaaaaaacaaaagaagcaagaaatttGACTATTCCACAAAAGATTCGTTGAAAGTCAGATACATGAACCATGGTTAATAACTGTCGGTATCCATTGCCAACCATAGTTAGTTCTCTTTTTTCCCAGTGCCCCATTTGGGCATTTAGCGTTGACGTAAAAGCTTTTCCaggaattttaaaaagaaaagatctTCAATTAGTTTGCCCACTGCCCTCTCCCagcaaaattttctttctttctttctttgtacCTATGGCTATGGCGCACAGGACCTTTGAGATCAACGTCATCTCTGCAAAAGGCCTCAAAAATGTCAATCTCATCGATAAAATGGATGTGTACGCCATCGTTTCCCTCAAGGGTGATTCATCGAAGGACAAGCAGAAGACAAAAACCCCTGTAGACAAAGATTGTGGCAAAGACCCAACCTGGAATTTCCCTGTCAAGTTCACCATCGACGAGTCCTTGGCCCAGAAAAACAATCTGAACCTTAAGTTCAAGATCAAGTGCGAGCGTATTCTTGGAGACAAAGAACTTGGTCAAGTCAACGTGCCTGTTAAAGAGCTCCTGGATTCAACAAGTGAAGGCGGTTCCATGAAGTTTGTTAGTTACCAGGTAAGGAAACCCTCAGGAAAGCCTGAAGGTACCTTGAACTTTTCTTACAAGTTCGGAGACAAAGTTTCAGTGCCTGCCAAGTCAGAGAAAACCAAGGGTGATCAGCCTGTTACTGCATATCCGGCACACATGGCAGCAGGGTCCAGTTCAGCCGCCCCATATGGTGCGCCTGGACCTTATCCGCCACCACAGCCACCTGGCTACGGATACCCGCCGCAGCCTGTACCGGCGGCTTATGCTGGATACCCACCGCACGCACCACCTCCACCAGGTTATGGCTACCCACCTCCGCCTCCAGGTTATGGTTACCCTCCACCAGGGGGATATGGGTACCCACCAGTGCAACAACAGCCACCAAAGAAGAATAGCAAGTTTGGAATGGGGTTGGGAGCTGGGTTGCTTGGAGGGGCGATTGGTGGGTTGTTGATTGGAGATATGGTCTCTGATGCTGGGGCTTATGATGCTGGATATGATGCTGGGTTTGATGATGCTGGCGGTTTTGGTTTTTGATCTTTCTTTTTGTGTGCTTTTCTATTGGGGCTTTAGCTACTACTTGCTTTGCATCTTATAACTCTTTtatatttcctttttaatgttttgtggttgttgaaagggaaaaaaacagGGAAAAAGGAGTACGATGTGTCATTTCTTATTCACTTGTGaaatatgaaatgtttaaataaGACTTTTAAGCTTGTTATGCTTTGCAATTGGAACTTCATTTGGATTGTAGACCTTTTCTTTCCATAGCCATATATGGGGCATATCTCCATGGAAGAAGCCAAGAAGGCAATGACTGAGACTTTGATCCTCTCTTTAACGGGAGTAGAACCTCCGAGCCAGAGCTTACAAAGGTTCGAAATATTTAGATGCCATATATCAGCTTTTTTCAGACGTCAGAGAACAGGGTTCATTAACAATTGGGCAACTTGGGTATCAAGGCTTTTGCCATTTTTGTCAGCTTTTGCTCGTCTTTTGGATGGTATGATGGGTTGGGCAATGGCCTGATTGGGCTTTCGCTTCAATACTTTTTGTGAATCATATCGGGCATAAAACTTTCTATGATTCTTGACATGCTATTGATTATCTTGATACTCACATTACTCTCCACAATCCCTAGAAAGAGAGCCCGCGGCCAGCACATTGTGCTATCGCTACATGACTCATAGTCTGGTGAGTCAAAGCATAATGAGTTGAGAGGTTATTTAAAAATCCCAAATACATGGAATGGGACTGGACCTTGCTTTTGGACCGCTTCATCCTTAACATTTAACCATAAAGTCACCTTTGATTGTACTAGAAGCTCCTTCCAAGTTGGAGTTAAACCTGTTGTGTTATTTGTCTTGGTATTAGTCATTGTCGTTTAGAGTAAAATGGGATGGACTCAGTTAGGCACAATTGACCCTTTGTATGTTTActtgtttatttaaatttaaaattcatctGATTCAACCCTTTTTCTAGAAGCAACCTGTCAAAGATTCTATAAGCAAGATATTTATGTATGATCATAATTTCTTTCGGAATTTTGCCCCAGCTAACCTGAAACCCCATGACAATTTGAAAGAATGCAATACGAATTATGTTGCAAAACTAGGACAGTTTATGTCTACATGGCCAACCACAATTCTTTAGTCTTTACCTGTCAAATTCTTGACATTTTTTGGCTGTAAGTATTTGTGTTGGACATATTCTACTTTCCTAAGGAAATCTCAAATGATTAATCTCAAGTTGTTTTGTCTTGAATTTGTTTCCAAAGATGCCTTCTCTAATGGGAAAGCAACAAGAATGCCGGCAGTAGTTTAATAGAAGTGAAAAGAGGGAACATATGAAGGCGATAGATCAGATAAAACCTTTCAGGCAAAGCTGTGCAGCCGTCTGTGGCCATATATACCAGCACTTCTTCTCAATTCCCCATCTTCATTTCTTGCTTCTTGCTTATAGCCAAATAGTTTATAGCCATGGCAATCAAAGTTCATGGATATGCCATGTCTACATGTACCGCACGCGTCTTGCTTTGTCTATCTGAGAAGGGCCTCGAATACGAGGTTGTTCCAGTTGATGTGGCCAACGGTGCCCACAAACAACAACCTTACTTATCTCTCAATGTAAGGCTACTAACTGAACATTTCTTCACCAGTGAAGTTACATTATAAGCTAATATTGTCTGTTTTTGTTCTTGTGTTCTATTTTCTGCTGGTAGCCATTTGGCCAAATACCTGCATTTGAGGATGGGGACGTCAAGATCTTTGGTAAGATCCATTAACCTCTTAAAATGACAAACATAtggttttcttcttgtttatTTGTATAAAATCTTGTTGAGCCAGAATCAAGGGCAATTTCCAAGTACTTGGCACGCAAGTACAAGGACACTGGCATTGACCTCTTGGGATCAAGTAGTTTAACAGTGTCGACGATTGTGGATACATGGATGGAAGTGGAGTCTCACCAATTCAACAGTCCAATGCAAGCAATCATCCGCCAAATGATTGTCAATCCGATATTTGGAATCGCCACTGATGAGAAGATCATCGAAACCGAATTGGAGAAGCTAGGAAAAGTTCTTGATGTCTACGAGGAGAGGCTGTCTAAATGTAAATACCTTGGCGGTGACTTCTATAGCTTGGCTGATCTGCACCACATTCCCTATCTTGTTTACTTCATGAGAACTCCTAAATCATCTGTCATAACTTCTCGTCCTCATGTAAGCGCATGGTGGAACGATATTTCATCAAGGCCTGCCACGGTTAAGGTTGCAGAAACCATGAAAGTGTAGCTGGTCTCAAGGAATCTGTTACAACTACCCTGTTGCTGCTATCCATGGTCAAGAAATAAAGAATGTACGTTTTGTTTGATTTCTAGACCTCCGGGTCTCTAATAAAATAGTGTTTGGAATAAAAATTTGGGGTGTCTACTGTCTACAATTTGCAATCTTCAGACTGATCCTGAAGACAAAATTGATTCAATGAAGTTTCAGGTTAATGTAACATAATCTATCAGTCAGAAAACCTTGCCAGAAACAATAGATTCCCACACCCAAATTGACAATAACAGGTAAAATCTCCTGACGATTTAGGATTCAAGCAGTACTCAAGATAAAGAACAAGGGATACAACTCTGGATACTGAACATAACCATCGAAACGACAGATTGGTTTGGAGGATGGGGTGGATGAAATCTATGGCGCAAGCTTGCTGCTTCAATCTTGCAATTCAAATTCACTGGCATCGTTCTCCTTGAATCGGCAATCATTATGTCTCTTAACGATAATGCAGCGCACCTCTTCTGATCCATGATTCCGGACATATACCTCTGTCGAACATTTCCATGGGATAAACATCAAAATCCTCTTACCATTACATAATCAAAGaaataatcaaacaaagtAGATAAAagcaattttatttttaaattaagggaaacaaaattgaatatcgaattaaaatcaattaattaagctCTAAGATAACACAAAATTAACTATTGACTCGACTCTTGAATTTTCGATTCAAATTGATGTGAATCTGTAAATTTAACTGTTGgatttaatttgttaaaatgaatagaaaattttgttaaatcCTAAATTAGTTTGAGAAGAATTAATaagttgtttttttatttttttattttaaattcatattttaatgattttattagtcaaggtaaaaagaaaaaattaattcttaattAGCAATATTTAATGGATCACTCACGTAATAATGGTTGATTAAATCTATTAGTCAATATTTAATGGGAgggacttaattgaatataataaaaaatatagagacttaattgattttcttatATAGTTCAGGGActtgtttattatttaacaaaaaatcaGCCAAAACCCTAAAGGCAAAACCTCTCAAATTAAACAAGCGCAAGAACCTCCACAAATTCGAAACGAAGCAAAGATGAGACCTTTAGACGAGAAAGAAACCACCGCCGTCTTTGAAAAGATCTTCAAATTCACGGGCAACAACTTGAAGAACATAGTGGAAAACCCATCTCACGAAGGCCCCGACCAGAATCCAGGACGGTACTGCTTCAGACTCCACAAAAACAAAGTCTACTACGTCAGTGAGTCGCTGGTGAAGCGAGCCACCAACGTTGCCAGGCCCAAGTTGGCTTCTATAGGGACATGCATCGGCAAATTTACCCACGGAGGCAACTTCCATTTGACCGTAGAGTGCTTGAACCTGTTGGCCGCAAACGCAAAGCACAAAGTCTGGCTGAAACCCACCTCGGAGATGTCGTTTTTGTACGCgaatcatgttctaaaaggtGGGTTAGGGAGGATAACGGAGAGTATTGCGCCTGGTGATGGGGTTGTGATTTTTTCCATGTCGGATTTGCCTTTGGGGTTTGGGATTGCAGCGAAGAGTACCCAAGATTGTAGGAAATTGGATCCTAATGCAATTGTGGTGCTCCATCAGGCTGATATTGGGGAGTATTTGAGGATGGAGAATCAGAGTGAGCAGCTAATTGAAGAGTAGTTATCAATTTTGGATTTTGAGTTTGAGTTTTGTCTTTGACTTTGGGGGTTAGTAAGTTGTTTCAATGCAAATATCTGATTGAAGCTTACTATTTCAATGTCATATGCTTTTGTACTAGCTTAAATTTATGAGTGATAGAAGGGTTATTGTTATCATTTTTACCATATTGCAATGTCTCTGTTGATTTATGTtctgtgaaaatgtgaaagaTTTAAGCATGGACTTAATgatgttggttaaatgaaacCAGAAATTGTTGCTTGTATAGTAGTTTTCTTCTTGCCACAAAGATATGAACGCCATTAGTACAAGCTTGGTGACTGCTATTGTGTGAATAAAATTTTCTGAGATAATCCTAAGATTCGATTAGAACCTTTTGTCCTTGAAGTCAAATTCATTGTTTTGGTATCAGCAATCTCAAAAAAGACCGAATTGCATTTTTATCACATGTGTATAGGTTACTATACGTTTTGATCTTTcgttttcaatttagtctatAGAAGCTTTGAACCATACCAC is drawn from Theobroma cacao cultivar B97-61/B2 chromosome 4, Criollo_cocoa_genome_V2, whole genome shotgun sequence and contains these coding sequences:
- the LOC18603488 gene encoding 60S ribosome subunit biogenesis protein NIP7 homolog; its protein translation is MRPLDEKETTAVFEKIFKFTGNNLKNIVENPSHEGPDQNPGRYCFRLHKNKVYYVSESLVKRATNVARPKLASIGTCIGKFTHGGNFHLTVECLNLLAANAKHKVWLKPTSEMSFLYANHVLKGGLGRITESIAPGDGVVIFSMSDLPLGFGIAAKSTQDCRKLDPNAIVVLHQADIGEYLRMENQSEQLIEE
- the LOC18603487 gene encoding glutathione S-transferase F13; its protein translation is MAIKVHGYAMSTCTARVLLCLSEKGLEYEVVPVDVANGAHKQQPYLSLNPFGQIPAFEDGDVKIFESRAISKYLARKYKDTGIDLLGSSSLTVSTIVDTWMEVESHQFNSPMQAIIRQMIVNPIFGIATDEKIIETELEKLGKVLDVYEERLSKCKYLGGDFYSLADLHHIPYLVYFMRTPKSSVITSRPHVSAWWNDISSRPATVKVAETMKV
- the LOC18603485 gene encoding mitochondrial thiamine pyrophosphate carrier, with product MEEPGQLKRALIDATAGAISGGISRTVTSPLDVIKIRFQVQLEPTSSWALLRRDLPGSSKYTGMFQATKDIFREEGLPGFWRGNVPALLMVMPYTAIQFVVLHKLKTFASGSSKSADHINISPYLSYISGALAGCAATVGSYPFDLLRTILASQGEPKVYPNMRSAFFDIIRTRGFKGLYAGLSPTLVEIIPYAGLQFGTYDTFKRWTMSWNRLRSSNTSSTMDDSLSSFQLFICGLAAGTCAKLVCHPLDVVKKRFQIEGLQRHPKYGARVEHHAYMNMFDALRRILQLEGWHGLYKGIVPSTIKAAPAGAVTFVAYEFTSDWLESILT
- the LOC18603486 gene encoding protein SRC2 → MAMAHRTFEINVISAKGLKNVNLIDKMDVYAIVSLKGDSSKDKQKTKTPVDKDCGKDPTWNFPVKFTIDESLAQKNNLNLKFKIKCERILGDKELGQVNVPVKELLDSTSEGGSMKFVSYQVRKPSGKPEGTLNFSYKFGDKVSVPAKSEKTKGDQPVTAYPAHMAAGSSSAAPYGAPGPYPPPQPPGYGYPPQPVPAAYAGYPPHAPPPPGYGYPPPPPGYGYPPPGGYGYPPVQQQPPKKNSKFGMGLGAGLLGGAIGGLLIGDMVSDAGAYDAGYDAGFDDAGGFGF